The following proteins are co-located in the Gloeocapsa sp. PCC 7428 genome:
- a CDS encoding NADAR family protein, whose amino-acid sequence MTIYFYKVNEPYGCFSNFSPHGVFLQGKHWQTVEHYYQAQKFVGTAEAAIIPVIHAVKTPEEAAALGRDCTRQVRPDWEQVKISVMREAVLQKFLTHKDIQAILLATGDTLLVENSPTDYYWGCGVDKTGQNHLGQVLMSVREQIRTVYTANNYC is encoded by the coding sequence ATGACGATTTACTTTTATAAAGTGAATGAGCCTTACGGCTGTTTCTCCAATTTTTCACCTCATGGAGTTTTTTTACAAGGTAAGCACTGGCAAACCGTCGAACACTACTATCAAGCACAAAAGTTTGTGGGAACCGCAGAAGCCGCAATTATTCCTGTCATTCACGCCGTAAAAACGCCAGAGGAAGCCGCAGCGTTAGGACGTGACTGTACGCGCCAAGTGCGCCCTGACTGGGAACAAGTCAAAATTTCTGTCATGCGCGAAGCTGTATTACAAAAATTTCTCACCCACAAAGACATTCAAGCAATTTTACTTGCTACCGGCGACACGCTGCTTGTGGAAAATTCACCTACCGATTATTACTGGGGTTGCGGTGTAGATAAAACAGGTCAGAACCATCTAGGACAAGTTCTCATGAGTGTGCGCGAACAAATCCGTACAGTATATACTGCAAACAACTACTGCTAA
- a CDS encoding DUF2243 domain-containing protein — protein MEVNNEKTQRYSPLVAAGVFLGLGLGGFFDGILLHQILQWHHMLSSVRPATTVPELELNMVGDGLFEAGTWVMTIVGVILLWRAGKREDVPWSSRTFFGSILVGAGLFNLIEGLIDHQILGIHHVKPGVNELLWDIGFLVVGATLAIVGWLLIRADQLSGDRQFS, from the coding sequence ATGGAGGTGAATAACGAGAAGACGCAACGCTACAGCCCATTAGTGGCTGCTGGTGTTTTTCTCGGTCTAGGTTTAGGAGGGTTCTTCGATGGCATTTTACTGCACCAAATCCTCCAGTGGCATCATATGTTAAGTAGCGTTCGACCTGCTACAACTGTTCCAGAATTAGAGCTAAATATGGTTGGGGATGGTTTATTCGAGGCAGGTACATGGGTTATGACGATTGTCGGAGTTATTTTACTCTGGCGCGCAGGTAAGCGTGAAGATGTCCCTTGGTCGTCTCGTACTTTTTTTGGCTCCATTCTTGTCGGTGCAGGACTATTTAATTTAATAGAAGGATTGATTGACCATCAGATTCTTGGCATTCACCACGTAAAACCAGGTGTAAACGAGTTGCTTTGGGATATCGGCTTTCTCGTTGTTGGGGCAACTCTCGCAATCGTGGGATGGTTGTTAATTCGCGCTGATCAGCTTTCTGGCGATCGCCAATTCTCTTAG
- a CDS encoding murein transglycosylase A: MRKKTALMTLSLAAAILTTVPAVARIPLRPVSDAQRVQKQNTDCCQTEILGLDEQIFWGQSGQPGDKHALLTSIDHSLRYIKSPAATAAYRRYRGTGITRDRVQRSLERFRQLVVRSNSPEELQAAVSREFMFYQSTGRDGKGDVLYTAYYEPIYQASRVPTAEFRYPLYRLPPNFKSWRKPHPTRQELEGKDGLLGDKSRLKGLEIVWLRDRLEAFLAQIQGSARLQLADGKMISIGFAGKTDYPYTSIGKELAKDGKLPLAGLTLPVMINYFMQYPIELNNYLPRNRGFVFFRETGGAPAVGSLGVPVTADRSIATDKSLMPPGALALIHTQLPFPNDFTGSMEYRLVSRYVLDQDTGGAIKGPGRVDYFMGTGKLAGDRAGVTGHRGHLYYLLLK, translated from the coding sequence ATGAGAAAAAAAACGGCTTTAATGACCCTAAGTTTAGCCGCTGCTATCTTGACGACAGTACCAGCGGTGGCGCGGATACCATTGCGACCTGTTTCTGATGCTCAACGCGTCCAAAAGCAAAATACTGATTGTTGTCAAACTGAAATATTAGGGTTAGATGAGCAAATTTTTTGGGGTCAAAGCGGTCAACCTGGAGATAAACACGCATTACTAACATCAATCGATCATAGTTTACGTTATATTAAATCTCCAGCAGCGACAGCCGCGTATCGACGCTATCGAGGAACGGGAATTACCCGCGATCGCGTTCAACGTAGTTTAGAGCGTTTTCGGCAATTAGTTGTGCGTTCAAATTCACCCGAAGAACTGCAAGCTGCGGTATCGCGTGAGTTCATGTTTTACCAGTCTACAGGACGAGACGGCAAAGGCGATGTTCTTTACACGGCTTACTATGAACCGATTTATCAAGCCAGCCGCGTTCCCACCGCAGAATTTCGTTATCCGTTGTATCGACTACCGCCAAATTTCAAATCTTGGCGCAAACCGCACCCCACTCGCCAAGAACTTGAAGGTAAAGATGGTTTGTTGGGCGACAAAAGTAGACTCAAGGGGTTAGAAATAGTTTGGTTACGCGATCGCCTAGAAGCATTTTTAGCCCAAATTCAAGGTTCAGCACGGCTGCAACTCGCTGATGGAAAAATGATTTCGATCGGGTTTGCAGGCAAGACAGACTACCCTTACACCAGCATTGGTAAAGAATTAGCTAAAGACGGCAAATTACCGTTAGCGGGTTTAACTTTGCCAGTGATGATTAACTACTTTATGCAGTACCCGATAGAACTCAATAACTATTTACCGCGTAATCGTGGCTTTGTGTTCTTCCGAGAAACAGGAGGTGCGCCAGCCGTTGGATCTTTGGGAGTACCCGTCACCGCAGATCGTTCGATCGCAACAGATAAATCGCTGATGCCGCCTGGTGCTTTAGCATTGATTCATACGCAACTACCGTTTCCTAACGATTTTACAGGTAGCATGGAATATCGCCTTGTGAGCCGCTACGTCTTAGATCAAGATACCGGTGGTGCAATTAAAGGACCAGGGCGAGTAGATTATTTCATGGGAACAGGTAAACTAGCAGGCGATCGCGCTGGAGTGACTGGTCATCGTGGACACTTGTATTATTTGTTACTGAAATAA